CCCCTTCTTCGAGGAACCGGCCTTCGCCTCGACCACGGCCTTTATAAAACTCTTGAAGAGCGGGTGCGGCTGTGTGGGACGGCTCTTGAACTCGGGATGGAACTGGCAGCCGACGAACCAGGGGTGGTCCTTGTATTCGATTATCTCGACCAGTTCCCCGTCCGGGGAGAGGCCGCTTGTTATCACTCCGACGGCCTCAAGCTCGTCCTTGTAGCTGTTATTGAATTCGTAACGGTGCCTGTGCCTCTCGCTTATCTCGCTTGAGCCGTAGGCCTTGTGCGCCCTGGTGCCCTTCTTCAAGGTGCAGGGGTAGGCCCCGAGCCTCATGGTCCCTCCCTTGGAGTCCACCCCCCTCTGCTCCTCCATCAGGTCTATTACCGAGTGCGGGCTCTCCGGGTCGAACTCCGAGGAGTTGGCGCCGGCCATGGCCCCAACGTTCCTGGCTATCTCCACCACGGCCATCTGCATGCCCAGGCATATGCCGAAGAACGGCTTTTTCCCTTCCCTCACGTAGCGTATGGCGCTTATCTTCCCCTCCACCCCCCGGCTCCCGAAGCCGCCCGGGACGAGCACGCCGTCGACCTCGCCGAGGAGCGCGGCGGCGCCCTTCTTCTCTATCTCCTCGGAGTCGATATACTTGAGCTCCACCCGGCATGAGTTGGCGAGCCCGCCGTGGGTAAGGGCCTCGTGGAGGCTCTTGTAGGAGTCCCGCAGCTCCACGTACTTGCCGACTATCCCTATGGTGACCTCGTGGCGAAGGCTGCCTATCTTCTTCTCTATCTTCTTCCACTCGTCGAGCTTCGGGGCCCTGGTCCAGATATTAAGGAGTCTTACTATCTTCTCGTCAAGCCCCTCGCGGTGGAAGGCGAGCGGGACGACGTAGATGCTCTCAGCGTCCTCTGCCGCTATGACCGCGTCGATATCCACGTTGCAGAAGAGCGCTATCTTTTTCTTCATCTCGGTGGTTATGGGCCTGTCGGCCCGGCAGAGAAGTATGTCGGGCTGAACGCCGATCTCGCGGAGCTTGTTGACGCTGTGCTGGGTGGGCTTTGTCTTGAGCTCGCCGGCGGTGGCTATGTAGGGGACGAGTGTCAGGTGCACGTAGACCACGTTCTCCCTGCCGAGGTCGAACCTGAGCTGCCTTATGGCCTCGAGGAACGGCAGGCTCTCTATGTCTCCGACCGTCCCTCCTATCTCTATTATGGCCACGTCGACCTTGTTGGCGAGGGCGAGGATCCTCCCCTTTATCTCGTCGGTGACGTGCG
This window of the Thermodesulfobacteriota bacterium genome carries:
- a CDS encoding CTP synthase, producing the protein MKTKFIFVTGGVVSSLGKGLASASMGALLESRGLTITLQKLDPYINVDPGTMSPFQHGEVFVTDDGAETDLDLGHYERFTHAKLTRLNNFTTGQVYDSIITKERRGDFLGGTVQVVPHVTDEIKGRILALANKVDVAIIEIGGTVGDIESLPFLEAIRQLRFDLGRENVVYVHLTLVPYIATAGELKTKPTQHSVNKLREIGVQPDILLCRADRPITTEMKKKIALFCNVDIDAVIAAEDAESIYVVPLAFHREGLDEKIVRLLNIWTRAPKLDEWKKIEKKIGSLRHEVTIGIVGKYVELRDSYKSLHEALTHGGLANSCRVELKYIDSEEIEKKGAAALLGEVDGVLVPGGFGSRGVEGKISAIRYVREGKKPFFGICLGMQMAVVEIARNVGAMAGANSSEFDPESPHSVIDLMEEQRGVDSKGGTMRLGAYPCTLKKGTRAHKAYGSSEISERHRHRYEFNNSYKDELEAVGVITSGLSPDGELVEIIEYKDHPWFVGCQFHPEFKSRPTQPHPLFKSFIKAVVEAKAGSSKKGKKKKVTAVKKKTARGRKRKKA